The following is a genomic window from Saccopteryx bilineata isolate mSacBil1 chromosome 4, mSacBil1_pri_phased_curated, whole genome shotgun sequence.
ctggccggttggctcagcggtagagcatcggcctggcgtgcggggggacccgggttcgattcctggccagggcacataggagaagcgcccatttgcttcttcacccccaccccctccttcctctctgtctctctcttcccctcccgcagccaaggctccattggagcaaagatggcccaggtgctggggatggctccttggcctctgccccaggcgctggagtggctctggttgcggcagagcgacgccccggaggggcagagcatcgccccctggtgggcagagcgtcgcccctggtgggtgtgccgggtggatcccggtcgggcgcatgcgggagtctgtctgactgtctctccccgtttccagcttcagaaaaaaaaaaaaaaaaagttgctgtttgcctgaccaggtggtggcgcagtggatagagcgtcggactgggatgcggaaggacccaggttcgagaccccgaggtcgccagcttgagcgcgggctcatctggcttgagcaaagagctcaccagcttggacccaaggtcgctggctccagcagggggttactcggtctgctgaaggcccacggtcaaggcacatgtgagaaagcaatcaatgaacaactaagaagtcgcaacgcgcacaacgagaaactgatgattgatgcttctcatctctctccgttcctgtctgtctgtccctgtctatctctgcctctgtaaaaaaaaaaaaaaaaaaaaaaaaaaaaaaaaagacagactgacagaaagggagagagatgaaaagcatcaactcatagttgttcactgattgtcttcttatatgtgcctagacaggggtctccagccaagccattgacgctttgctcaagccggtgacctcaggctccagccagcaacctttgggctcaaaccatgaccagggggctccagctgggcgagtgaccccttgctcaagccagcaatcttgaggcTTCGAACTGGGGTCTTCAGCATTGCgggccaatgccctatccactgcaccaccacctggtcatgttccaacaccatttattgaagagactctcTTTGcgccattgtatattcttgcctcttttATCCAACAGTAATTTACCAAataggcatggatttatttctgggctctctattcagtTTCACTGATCCATGTGTctgttttatgccagtaccataatGATTTGATTACAATCgcctgtagtataatttgaaattagaTAGCATGatatctccaactttgttttttctttatgtgtgtgtgtgtgtgtgtgtgtgtgtgtgtgtgtgtatgtgtgacagggacagagagagacagagagagggacagatagggacagacagaaagggagaaagatgagaagcgtcaatttttgttgcggcaccttagttgttcattgattgctttctcatatgtgccttgaccagggggctacagcagaccgagtgaccccttgctcaagccagcgaccttgggctcaagctagtgagcctttctcaaagcagatgagcctgtgctcaagcctgcgacctcagggtttcaaatctgggtcctccacgtcccagtctgacactctgtccactgcactacctccTGGCCAGgccaattttgttctttcttaaagATTGCTGTGGCTGTTCAGGGTCTTTTCtgtttccatatacattttaggatTATCTATTCTAGTTCTGCGAAAAATGCTattagtattttgataggaattgcattgcatctatacattgctttgggttgGTCTTTATTTCTTATATCTGCCCTTGCTCTCATCTTTACTATTACATAAAAATTCAGGACCTAATCATCTCTAGCTTAGTCTCTtagaagaatttcttttttattttatttatttttttgacagagacagagaaagtcagagagagggacagacagggacagacaagaagggagagggatgagaagcatcaattcttcatggcagCACCTTTGTTactagttgattgctttctcatatgagccttgatggggggggctcaggcagagacagtgaccccttgctcaagccagtgaccttgggctcaagtcagtgacttgggtttcaagccagtgacctttgggctcaagccagcgaccatgggatcatgtctatgatcccacactcaagctggtgagcctgcactcaagctggtgaccttggagtttcaaaccttggttctctgtgtcccagtctaacactctatccactgtgccactgcctggttaggctcttgGAATAATTTCTAActggcctccctgcctctggtctctcccctttccagttCACtctcctcactgaccaccagaaTGATCAATCTAAAATTCCAACCTCTCTTGCCCAAAACTTTTCAATGAGCCCTTGACTAAAACAACATctatggtctgacctgtggtgttgcagtgaatagagcactggcctggaaggctgaggtcgccagttcgaaaccccagacttgcccggtcaaggcacatatgagaagcaactactagttgatgtttCACACTCCTCccttacctctttctctctcttctctctaaaatcgataaataaaactttttttaaaaagaaagaaagcaaaagaaaacatctaTGAGTCTTAATAAAGTTTCTTGATTAGTCCCTGGCTACCTTGCCTGCATACTCCAGCACTTAAACTGCCCggtcccctcctccctgcctagGGACACAGACACGTACACTCACACTCTACTGAGACTCCCCTCTGTGCCGTTGCTCACACACGCCAGCCACTTGCAATACCCCTACTAACCTGTTTtatttcctggaaaattctttctgtaggtgtcacctcctccaggaagcccatgattatttttgtttctgtcctAGTTGAGGCTGGGGTAAGTGCTCTTCTTGCTGTTTCCATTCTGTTATGGGCACTTGCTCATATAGTATGGTAATTGGCCATATACTTGACTGGCCCCCCACTAAAATGTTAACTCTACAGGAGCAAACATGGTGTCATTCCTTTCTGTGTCCCAAGTTCCTAAAGCAGGGACTGCCGTATGCAAACTCTAAGTGTTTAGTTGATACTGAATGACCTTGTCATCCAGGAACCCTGTACATACCTTGTCACGAGGAAATGGCAGGATGTGTGCCTTGGTGTGGGTACAGTGTCCGTCAGAGCTGGAGatagcagagagaaaggaggggggtgagAACTCTGAATCAAGGATCAGAGCAGAACAGAGTAGGACGACACGGTTTAAAATCCcccagctgcctgaccaggcagtggcgcagtggatagagcatggctgatctggtttgagcaaggctcaccagcttgagcccaaggtctctggctcgagcaaggggtcacttggtctgctgtgccccccaccctcggtcaaggcacatatgagaaatccatcaatggacaattaaggaaccgcaatgaagaattgatgtttctaatctctcccttcctgtctgtctgtccctatctgtccctctcgctgactctgtctctgccacaaaaaaaaaaaaaaaaaaaaaaaatcccctactGCGTTGGGATCTTGTCAGACCCTCACTCGCTCCCCTTAcagcctcctcctctttctcccaggACAAAGAGCATCGCCCTTGAAGCCACACTCACCAGGTGTCAGTGCCTTGGGTCTTGGTGAAGAACACTGGAAGGAGAGGCCTCAGTCAGAGAAATGACAACCCCCTAGTTACCTAGCCAGGGTGAGACatggctggggaggaaggggctgAGGTGACTCCTCGCCTGCAGTGAGGAGTGGGCACTGGGTTAGGGGGTCAGGCTGGTCTGGCTGTGAGATGGGGAGATGGGCACAGACTGCTGGAGAAGTCAGCTGTGATTGGGAGTCAGGAACTGGGACGAGAGGTATGGGAGACTCTGGACACAGTGGTCCTGACGTGGGGAATCACCGTGTTTGGATATCTGAGTCCCTTGGTCTTGTGTCTGTTTTCCCTTGGTAGGCACAGGGTTCATGTGGTAGCCAGCAATAAGCAAGGCCTCATTGGTGAGTTCCGTGCTGATCCGGGTCAGGAATTCCTCGGAACGAGATAATGaagcctttataaaaaaaaatattggttgaTTAatttggacagagagagaaagaggagggagggagagagagagaaacatcaatttgttgttccacttatttatacattcattggttgatccttgtatgtgtcctgaccagggatcaagcacGCAACCTTGGCACACCAAGACTACACTCtaaagggttcactggcttggctggagcctcctggtcaaggcacatatgagaaacaatcaatgaacaactaaggtgccgcaactatgagttgatgcttctcatctctctcccttcatgtctgcctgtccctgtttgtaccttcatctctctctctctttcttgccaaaaaaccccccaaaacaaaccaTGCTCTAGGCCCTAGCTAGGTGGttcagtaaataaagcatcattCCAGttcaccaaggtcatgggttagatcccaggtcaggactcctatgagaagtaatcaatgagtgcacaactagatggaacaactaagtggaacaatgtgttgatgctttttctctcttaatcaatgtaaaaattaaaaaaaaaaaaaaaaaagaccatgagcctgaccaggcggtggcgcagtggatggagagttggactgggatgcaaaggacccaggttcaagaccccaaggttgccagcttgagcgtgggctcatctggtttgagcaaagctcatcagcttggacccaaggtcgctggttcaagcaaggggttactcggtctgctgtaaccccatggtcaaggcacatctgagaaagcaatcaatgaacaactaaggtgtcacaacaaaaaacgtatgattgatgattctcatctctcttcgttcctgtctgtccctatctgtcgctctctctctgattctctctctgtctctgtaaaacaaacaaaacccaaaaacccatgatctaacccagtggtccccaacccccgggccgtggactggtaccagtccatgggccatttggtaccggtccacagagaaagaataaataacttacattatttctatttatttatatttaagtctgaacgatgttttatttttaaaaaataaccagattccctctgttacatccgcctaagactcactcttgatgcttgtctcggtcacgcgatacatttatctgtcccaccctaaaggccggtccatgaaaatattttctgacattaaaccgttccgtggcccaaaaaaggttggggatcactgatctaaccaactgaactaccccgTCAGGGCAATGAAGCCTTCTGATAAAGGGAAAAGTCAGAAGGCCTCAGCCTGGGCATTCGTACTGGGAGTACTGGATCTGGGGGCTCTGGGCCTAAGGAGTCTGGTATTTAAAGGGCTGGGCCTTGATATTTGGCCTAGAAGGACCTGTATGTGGGGGACAGTCTTTGGGGGCCTAGTTCTGGAAGCTATGGGCTAGTCTCATGGAGGGTGATCTCAGTGCCCTCAGCCTCGGAAGTCTCTACTTCAGTTCACCCCTCCTCTAGAACTCCCTTCGCATGCTCACCAAAGCTCCACTCAAAGATGTTGCAGCTTGGCACAGACGGCTGCCCTTTTTCTCCTTACTCCTGGTAGAAGTGGATGCCATCGCCCTGGGAGCAGTTGGAGCCTTTTAGGTTGAGAAATCAACCCACTTCCCCCAAACCCTCCCCAACACCATTCCCCAGGCCGAGATTTAAAAGAGAGGCCTTTAAATAaaccatggtgtgtgtgtgtgtgtgtgtgtgtgtgtgtgtgtgtcttcctaAAGTGAGTGGGGTGAGAAGTTTAGCCCAGGGTCCTCCCATCCAGAGCCCCGTCCCAAGGAGGCAGCCGACTTCCCGCTCCCAACCTGGCAGGTGGGTTGAAATCTTGAGCTACTCGGCAGGAGGGGAGATGAGGAGGTCTGAGGAGCCCCTATTACGGGTCACGGGGGACAGggagctggggaggaagggaggaaagaaagggaaccCGGGACAGCGCCGCTACCCGACGCTGTAAAACCCTAGGTGTTTGCGGAGGTTCCACAGTCCCGTTGCCAGGAGACGGGGATTCTAGAACCCGAGGCCTGCAGAGGAGTGGGGGGAGCCTTTCCCCAGCAAGTCGCACTCGATCCTCCGGCTTTTCCTCCACCCACCTCCAGGTCCCAGCTTGGGGGTGGTGACCCCAGCGCCCCAGGCTGGAGGAACTTGGGGAGATCATTTAGGGTGGACCTAATTCTCCTACCACTAGGGGCACGCAAGTAGCAGCCTCGCCCTAGGCCGCCCTTCAGCCTCTCTATCCGTCATCTCGTAGCGGAGCCTGCGAGAGCCAATGAGGCCGGAGAGGGAGGAGGGCGGGGAAGAAAACAATGTGGACTGTACTAAATAACTTTGCCTTTGGGGGATGCAAAGACTCAGGAGGGCGGAATCTTTTCTCCTCATCTTTGTCCTCAAGAACTCACACCCTCCTCAGAAAGGGAAATGGAGATACTTATTTAGGCCTCCTACTCTTTGGACCTCTTCTTTTCCGTTCCTTCCTTTGCTCGGAGTCGCTGCTTCTCTACCCCgcccctgcttctccctctgtaCTTTGGTACGAGCCGATGGAAAGG
Proteins encoded in this region:
- the LOC136334848 gene encoding uncharacterized protein isoform X1; amino-acid sequence: MKRGRRQGDANGEGTRGPSGQGAAARGTEQTPSKHLLSGWIPSQRPRALPRPGPVLLLHTPPYQAMASTSTRSKEKKGSRLCQAATSLSGALASLSRSEEFLTRISTELTNEALLIAGYHMNPVPTKGKQTQDQGTQISKHVFFTKTQGTDTCSDGHCTHTKAHILPFPRDKRALPSNLTSGG
- the LOC136334848 gene encoding putative protein T-ENOL isoform X3, giving the protein MASTSTRSKEKKGSRLCQAATSLSGALASLSRSEEFLTRISTELTNEALLIAGYHMNPVPTKGKQTQDQGTQISKHVFFTKTQGTDTCSDGHCTHTKAHILPFPRDKRALPSNLTSGG
- the LOC136334848 gene encoding putative protein T-ENOL isoform X2; translated protein: MISPSSSSLGRWGHHPQAGTWRAMASTSTRSKEKKGSRLCQAATSLSGALASLSRSEEFLTRISTELTNEALLIAGYHMNPVPTKGKQTQDQGTQISKHVFFTKTQGTDTCSDGHCTHTKAHILPFPRDKRALPSNLTSGG